A genomic segment from Lignipirellula cremea encodes:
- a CDS encoding alpha/beta hydrolase produces the protein MKTYRLAAWALLALPFLANGVLADDAATADQPAAGQAVQIVRDVPYLGKERAEKLDLYLPPAAGKDLRYPGVVIIHGGGWTSGDKGAAREQNIGTTLAQAGYVCASINYLLSDQEDKIFPVRLAAVWPQNLYDCKTAVRFLRANADKYQIDVDHIGAIGGSAGGHLTGMLGLTGPEDKLDPAGPYGEFSCRVQAIVPMYGPSDMVLFAKGRKFYDKLPPEQQALCVASSPVTYISDDDPPVLILHGTADALVPVEQSQVLHDALIRAGHASQIEIVPKAPHSFHLQPAQKDLRPLVLGFFDKHLQAQ, from the coding sequence GTGAAAACGTATCGACTAGCCGCATGGGCACTGCTTGCGCTGCCCTTCCTGGCGAACGGCGTGTTGGCTGACGACGCGGCGACCGCTGACCAACCGGCTGCCGGCCAGGCGGTGCAGATCGTGCGCGACGTGCCCTACCTGGGGAAAGAGCGAGCCGAGAAGCTTGATTTGTACCTGCCGCCCGCTGCCGGAAAAGACTTGCGGTATCCGGGCGTCGTGATCATTCATGGAGGCGGCTGGACCAGCGGCGACAAAGGAGCCGCCCGGGAGCAGAACATCGGCACAACCCTGGCGCAGGCCGGCTATGTTTGCGCCAGTATCAATTACCTGCTTTCGGACCAGGAAGACAAAATCTTTCCCGTCCGCCTGGCGGCAGTCTGGCCGCAGAACCTGTACGACTGCAAAACGGCCGTTCGGTTTCTCAGGGCGAACGCCGACAAATACCAGATCGACGTCGACCATATCGGCGCCATCGGCGGCTCGGCTGGCGGCCACTTGACCGGCATGCTGGGCCTGACCGGACCAGAAGACAAACTCGATCCGGCAGGACCTTATGGCGAGTTCTCCTGCCGCGTCCAGGCGATCGTTCCGATGTACGGCCCCAGCGACATGGTCCTGTTTGCGAAAGGTCGAAAGTTCTACGACAAGCTGCCGCCCGAGCAGCAGGCCTTGTGCGTGGCGAGTTCGCCGGTTACCTATATCTCCGACGATGACCCGCCGGTGCTAATCCTGCACGGTACGGCCGACGCCCTGGTGCCGGTCGAGCAGTCCCAGGTGCTGCACGACGCCTTGATCCGGGCCGGCCATGCCTCGCAGATTGAGATCGTCCCAAAGGCCCCGCACAGCTTTCATCTGCAGCCGGCCCAGAAAGACCTGCGTCCGCTGGTGCTGGGATTTTTTGACAAGCATCTTCAAGCCCAGTAA
- a CDS encoding SDR family NAD(P)-dependent oxidoreductase: MSPPTLTHSTVLAGQVAVVTGSSSGVGQAIALQLAAAGADVLVHGRANPAGAEETAAQIAEGGRQSKVVLADVSLPEDCERLVETAWAWQDRVDIWVNNAGADVLTGPAAELSFAEKFELLWQVDVQGTVRLSRAIGRRLQQQGQGVILNVGWDQAELGMAGDSGEMFSAVKAAVMAFSRSLAKSLAPQVRVNCLAPGWIETAWGEQASDYWRDRAQREALRGRWGKPSDVAAAACFLASDAADFITGHVLPVNGGFAGARDKP, translated from the coding sequence ATGTCGCCCCCCACTTTAACTCATTCGACCGTGCTGGCGGGGCAGGTCGCCGTGGTGACGGGTTCCAGCAGCGGGGTCGGCCAGGCGATCGCCCTGCAGCTGGCCGCCGCCGGAGCCGATGTCCTGGTGCATGGCCGCGCCAATCCGGCAGGAGCCGAGGAAACGGCCGCACAAATTGCGGAAGGGGGCCGCCAGTCCAAGGTGGTGCTGGCCGATGTGTCGCTGCCGGAGGACTGCGAACGCCTGGTTGAAACGGCCTGGGCCTGGCAGGATCGCGTCGATATCTGGGTCAACAATGCGGGGGCCGATGTGCTGACGGGCCCGGCGGCGGAGCTGTCGTTCGCCGAAAAATTTGAGCTGCTCTGGCAGGTCGATGTCCAGGGGACGGTGCGACTTTCCCGGGCGATCGGCCGCCGTCTGCAGCAGCAAGGACAGGGAGTGATCCTTAACGTCGGCTGGGACCAGGCGGAACTGGGCATGGCGGGCGACAGCGGCGAAATGTTCTCTGCCGTGAAAGCGGCCGTGATGGCGTTCAGCCGCAGCCTGGCGAAAAGCCTGGCGCCGCAGGTGCGCGTCAATTGCCTGGCGCCGGGCTGGATCGAAACGGCCTGGGGCGAGCAGGCCTCGGACTACTGGCGAGACAGAGCGCAGCGGGAAGCACTCCGCGGACGCTGGGGCAAACCGTCCGACGTGGCGGCTGCCGCCTGCTTCCTGGCGTCGGACGCGGCCGACTTCATCACGGGACATGTGTTGCCCGTCAACGGCGGTTTTGCCGGGGCGCGGGACAAGCCATGA
- the mtnB gene encoding methylthioribulose 1-phosphate dehydratase → MTTTQEPLAGCEHAIDELRECGRIFWERGWSLGTSSNYSVVAGRDPLELIITASGKDKGRLQPHEFVRIDGQGRPTSAGQPKSSAETLLHTVVASELPGVGCVLHTHSVWGTLLSDLYADQGAIEIEGYEMLKGLDGVPTHEHTERVEIFDNTQDIPKLAAEVQSRLVAADPLTHGFLIRKHGLYTWGASVAEARRHIEIYEFLFECVARRRML, encoded by the coding sequence ATGACTACGACGCAGGAACCGCTGGCCGGCTGCGAGCACGCGATCGACGAGCTGCGTGAGTGCGGCCGCATTTTTTGGGAACGCGGCTGGTCGCTCGGCACCAGCAGCAACTACAGTGTGGTCGCCGGTCGTGATCCGCTGGAACTGATCATCACCGCCAGCGGCAAGGATAAAGGTCGTCTTCAGCCGCATGAGTTTGTCCGCATCGACGGCCAGGGCCGGCCCACTTCCGCCGGCCAGCCCAAGTCGTCGGCCGAAACGCTGCTGCACACGGTCGTCGCCAGCGAACTGCCTGGCGTCGGCTGCGTGCTGCATACGCATTCCGTCTGGGGCACGCTGCTCTCGGATCTGTACGCCGACCAGGGAGCGATCGAGATCGAAGGCTACGAGATGCTCAAAGGACTCGACGGCGTGCCGACGCACGAACATACCGAACGGGTCGAGATCTTTGACAACACGCAAGACATCCCCAAGCTGGCGGCCGAAGTCCAGTCGCGGCTTGTCGCGGCGGATCCGCTGACGCACGGCTTTCTGATTCGCAAGCATGGGCTGTACACCTGGGGAGCCTCGGTCGCTGAAGCCCGGCGCCATATTGAAATCTATGAGTTCCTGTTTGAGTGCGTCGCTCGCCGGCGCATGCTGTAG
- a CDS encoding RraA family protein — translation MSEITIEMMRASLYSAVVADALDAAGRTLQSPRMPWLQVAGAGVLVGRCRTTLWVDMAHEDPTPYDLELKAVDACQPDDVFIVAAAGSLRSAAWGELLSTAARAQGCVGAIVDGGARDSAKLGAMNFPVFARGMSVYDSKNRQRVVDIDIPVEIEGVLFSPGDLVFADTDGVVVVPQAVEEEVIQSAWKKAHDENKVRDALAGGMSATEAFRVYGVL, via the coding sequence ATGTCTGAGATCACCATTGAGATGATGCGCGCCTCGTTGTATTCGGCCGTCGTGGCGGACGCGCTCGACGCCGCGGGTCGCACGCTGCAGTCGCCCCGTATGCCCTGGCTGCAGGTCGCCGGCGCCGGGGTCCTGGTCGGTCGTTGCCGCACCACGCTCTGGGTTGACATGGCGCATGAAGATCCGACTCCCTATGACCTGGAACTCAAAGCAGTCGACGCCTGCCAGCCCGACGATGTGTTCATTGTGGCTGCCGCCGGTTCATTGCGATCGGCCGCCTGGGGCGAGCTGCTTTCGACGGCCGCCCGCGCCCAGGGCTGTGTCGGCGCGATCGTCGACGGCGGCGCCCGGGACTCGGCCAAGCTGGGAGCGATGAACTTTCCCGTCTTTGCCCGCGGCATGAGCGTGTACGACAGCAAGAACCGCCAGCGGGTCGTCGACATCGACATTCCGGTCGAGATCGAAGGCGTGCTGTTCTCGCCCGGCGATCTGGTGTTTGCGGATACCGACGGCGTGGTCGTGGTGCCTCAAGCAGTCGAAGAGGAAGTCATCCAGTCCGCCTGGAAAAAGGCCCACGACGAGAACAAAGTCCGCGATGCACTGGCCGGCGGCATGTCGGCGACCGAAGCATTCCGCGTGTACGGCGTGCTGTAA
- a CDS encoding CehA/McbA family metallohydrolase — protein MLRWLYLSLGLIACSSFLGESSLQADERILVEKLLHLRAEGPPEWSTFPAQADSPALEYAFSSEAANPHEYTIRLRQQDVKQSWSLTWNGELLGRLERDENDLVSYFALPAGKLKAGENRLNIVQDKGEVDDIRVGEIALLPQSRSDVLSAGRLRVEATSDAGEPIPCRLTVLAVNGALQTTGAVSSEKLAVRTGVVYTATGVAEIPLPAGRYLVFASRGFEYSAPSGAVVLAEGEMASLPLRLSRQVDTTGYVACDTHVHSFTHSRHGDATVEERMLTLAGEGIELPIATDHNVQIDHEPFAQKMQVRDFFTPVIGNEVTTDRGHFNVFPIKAGAAPPRHQLGDWKLVLDDIFRTPGARVAILNHARDLHRGVRPFSPSLFNPAIGENTAGWAMRFNGMEVINSAAVQTEPLQLLHDWMAILNRGYHVTPVGSSDSHDVSRFIVGQGRTYIRCDDSDPGAIPVDAAVNSFLRGEVLVSYGLLVEMTVDGKYRSGEVAPVPDDEVRVALRVQGPHWAKASHIQLFANGLLLREEAITPSHGLPTGVLWEGDWKIPRPAHDVHLVAIATGPPVTDPFWPLAKPYQPLSSELQLVSLACSGAVWLDADGDGRQSSARDNALLCLARSDGDLTRLVEQLAPYDAAVAAQAADAWHTGQGSLLQKDAQAIWTKSAPAVASGFRRYLDAWKAGEQARARE, from the coding sequence ATGCTACGCTGGTTGTACCTCTCCTTGGGATTGATTGCCTGCAGCAGTTTCCTGGGCGAATCCTCCCTGCAGGCGGACGAACGCATCCTGGTGGAAAAGCTTCTTCACCTGCGAGCCGAAGGTCCGCCTGAGTGGAGCACGTTTCCCGCCCAGGCCGACAGCCCGGCTTTGGAGTACGCTTTTTCTTCCGAGGCGGCCAACCCGCACGAATATACGATCCGGCTGCGGCAACAGGATGTCAAACAGTCCTGGTCGCTCACCTGGAACGGCGAGCTGCTGGGCCGCCTGGAGCGGGACGAAAACGACCTGGTCAGCTACTTTGCATTACCTGCCGGCAAATTAAAGGCAGGCGAGAATCGCTTGAACATCGTCCAGGATAAAGGGGAGGTCGACGATATCCGCGTGGGCGAAATCGCCCTGCTGCCCCAGTCCCGGAGCGATGTCCTCTCGGCGGGTCGGTTGCGGGTCGAGGCGACCAGCGATGCGGGCGAGCCGATCCCCTGCCGTCTGACCGTGCTGGCTGTCAACGGCGCCCTGCAGACCACCGGCGCCGTCTCCAGTGAGAAGCTCGCGGTGCGGACGGGCGTGGTCTATACGGCCACCGGCGTCGCCGAAATCCCGCTGCCGGCGGGACGCTACCTGGTCTTCGCCAGCCGTGGTTTTGAGTACTCGGCCCCCAGCGGCGCGGTCGTGCTGGCGGAAGGAGAAATGGCGTCGCTGCCGCTGCGGCTCAGCCGCCAGGTCGATACGACCGGTTACGTCGCTTGCGATACGCATGTGCATTCCTTCACCCATTCCCGCCACGGCGACGCGACGGTGGAAGAACGCATGCTGACGCTGGCCGGCGAAGGGATCGAGCTGCCGATCGCCACCGACCACAACGTGCAGATCGACCATGAGCCGTTCGCGCAGAAGATGCAGGTGCGTGATTTTTTTACGCCCGTCATTGGGAACGAAGTGACGACGGATCGCGGCCATTTTAATGTCTTTCCCATCAAGGCCGGCGCGGCGCCGCCGCGGCATCAACTGGGCGACTGGAAGCTGGTGCTCGACGACATCTTCCGCACGCCTGGCGCCAGGGTCGCCATTTTGAACCATGCCCGCGACCTGCACCGCGGCGTGCGGCCATTCAGTCCCAGCCTGTTTAACCCGGCCATCGGCGAGAACACGGCCGGCTGGGCGATGCGGTTTAACGGGATGGAAGTAATCAACTCAGCCGCCGTCCAGACAGAACCGCTGCAGTTGCTGCACGACTGGATGGCGATCCTTAATCGCGGCTATCACGTGACGCCTGTCGGCAGCAGCGACTCGCACGATGTCAGCCGTTTCATCGTCGGCCAGGGACGCACCTACATCCGTTGCGACGATTCCGACCCAGGCGCCATTCCGGTCGACGCGGCCGTCAACAGTTTTCTCCGGGGCGAAGTGCTTGTCAGTTACGGGCTGCTGGTGGAGATGACCGTCGACGGCAAGTACCGCTCGGGCGAAGTCGCGCCGGTTCCCGATGACGAGGTCCGCGTGGCGCTCCGCGTGCAGGGGCCGCATTGGGCCAAAGCCTCTCATATTCAGCTGTTCGCCAATGGCCTGCTCCTCCGCGAAGAGGCGATCACCCCGTCGCACGGACTGCCGACCGGGGTGCTCTGGGAAGGCGACTGGAAAATTCCGCGACCTGCGCACGACGTTCATCTGGTCGCGATCGCCACGGGCCCGCCAGTCACCGATCCGTTTTGGCCGCTGGCCAAACCGTACCAGCCCCTTTCTTCCGAACTGCAGCTGGTCTCGCTGGCCTGTTCCGGCGCCGTGTGGCTCGACGCCGACGGAGACGGCCGGCAGTCTTCGGCGCGGGATAACGCCCTGCTCTGCCTGGCTCGCAGCGACGGCGACCTGACCCGCCTGGTCGAGCAACTGGCCCCTTACGACGCAGCAGTCGCCGCTCAGGCGGCCGATGCCTGGCACACAGGGCAAGGTTCTTTGCTCCAGAAGGACGCCCAGGCGATCTGGACCAAGTCCGCTCCCGCCGTCGCCAGTGGCTTTCGCCGCTACCTGGACGCCTGGAAAGCCGGCGAGCAGGCCCGCGCCCGGGAGTGA
- a CDS encoding SGNH/GDSL hydrolase family protein yields the protein MSFLIRRTLLSLALFSLLATPSSLWAEPPAKETAKLPRVLLIGDSISMGYTKPVIDLLEEKARVERVPSNAGNTGKSIPDLPKWLETDGDDWAVIHFNWGLWDLCYRHPESKTQGRRDKIRGKVTHTPEEYRKNLETLVAMLEKTNAKLIWASTTPVPEDEAGRKVGDDLIYNKIAAEVMEAHNIPINDLHALMAPHMTTLTTSKGNVHFKPEGSKMLAKQVAAAIEKALAE from the coding sequence ATGTCCTTTCTGATCCGGCGCACGCTGCTTTCACTGGCTCTGTTCTCGCTGCTGGCGACGCCGTCATCGCTGTGGGCGGAACCGCCTGCGAAGGAAACGGCGAAACTCCCCCGCGTGCTGCTCATTGGCGATTCCATTTCGATGGGGTACACCAAACCGGTGATCGATCTGCTCGAGGAAAAAGCCCGCGTGGAACGCGTCCCCTCGAACGCGGGAAACACCGGCAAAAGCATTCCCGACCTGCCCAAATGGCTGGAGACGGACGGCGACGACTGGGCCGTGATCCACTTTAACTGGGGCCTGTGGGATCTTTGCTATCGCCATCCCGAATCCAAAACCCAGGGACGTCGCGACAAGATCCGCGGCAAAGTAACCCATACCCCCGAAGAGTACCGTAAGAATCTGGAAACGCTGGTCGCCATGCTGGAGAAGACCAACGCCAAACTGATCTGGGCGTCGACCACTCCCGTCCCCGAGGACGAAGCCGGACGCAAGGTGGGCGACGACCTGATCTATAATAAGATCGCCGCCGAGGTCATGGAGGCGCACAACATTCCGATCAACGACCTGCACGCCCTGATGGCGCCCCACATGACGACCCTGACCACCTCCAAAGGGAATGTGCACTTCAAACCGGAAGGCTCCAAAATGCTGGCCAAACAGGTCGCTGCCGCCATCGAAAAAGCACTGGCCGAATAG
- a CDS encoding protein-tyrosine phosphatase family protein translates to MSGFHRVLLRALLVAALLLPADLPSQADETAPAAIAEVEPSALHHLLKLTDQVYVGGQPHGEAGFAALQKLGVKIVVSVDGAQPQVKLAHKYGLRYVHIPIGYDGVAPQAQLALARLALEKEPMYVHCHHGEHRGPAAAAIVCMAGQQATHQEAVGMLQRAGTSRKYSGLWRDIRQYERPGPNARLPELVEVARVGSYAAAMAQIDRAFDNLKLIQAAGWKTPAEHPDVSPAQQAVLLEEGYREAIRSQQEDPRPGAKEPFAAWLRTAHQESAQLAAALEAFDSKRAEATFQAVKTSCTRCHAEYRD, encoded by the coding sequence ATGTCCGGTTTTCACCGCGTGCTGCTGAGGGCGCTCCTCGTCGCCGCCTTGCTGCTCCCGGCCGATCTCCCGTCGCAGGCGGATGAAACCGCGCCGGCGGCGATTGCCGAGGTGGAGCCGTCCGCCCTGCATCATCTATTGAAACTGACCGATCAGGTGTATGTCGGTGGGCAGCCGCACGGGGAAGCAGGTTTTGCCGCATTGCAAAAGCTGGGCGTGAAGATCGTCGTCAGCGTGGACGGAGCCCAGCCCCAGGTGAAGCTGGCTCACAAGTACGGACTGCGTTATGTCCACATTCCGATCGGCTACGACGGCGTCGCTCCGCAGGCCCAGCTTGCCCTCGCCCGGCTGGCGCTAGAGAAGGAGCCGATGTACGTGCACTGCCACCACGGCGAGCATCGCGGCCCGGCCGCCGCCGCCATCGTTTGCATGGCCGGACAGCAGGCCACGCATCAGGAAGCGGTCGGCATGCTGCAGCGGGCCGGCACCAGCCGTAAATACTCCGGCCTGTGGCGCGATATCCGCCAGTATGAACGCCCCGGGCCGAACGCCCGGCTGCCGGAACTGGTGGAGGTCGCCCGCGTCGGTTCCTATGCGGCAGCGATGGCCCAGATCGATCGGGCGTTTGATAACCTCAAACTGATCCAGGCCGCCGGCTGGAAAACGCCAGCCGAACATCCCGACGTGTCGCCCGCCCAGCAGGCCGTGCTGCTGGAAGAAGGCTATCGCGAAGCGATCCGCAGCCAGCAAGAGGATCCGCGGCCCGGGGCCAAAGAACCGTTCGCCGCCTGGCTGAGGACCGCCCATCAGGAATCGGCGCAACTTGCCGCCGCGTTAGAAGCGTTCGACAGCAAGCGAGCCGAAGCGACGTTCCAGGCAGTGAAAACCTCCTGCACGCGCTGTCATGCCGAGTACCGCGACTAA
- the xseB gene encoding exodeoxyribonuclease VII small subunit has product MAKKKKTGETAVTFEESLAALETIVAELEDGDLGLSDSLGRYEEGVRHLKHCYSALENAERTIEQLTGVERDGSPRTEPFDDQPTSSDRSDLF; this is encoded by the coding sequence GTGGCCAAAAAAAAGAAAACGGGCGAGACCGCGGTAACCTTTGAAGAATCGCTGGCCGCCCTGGAAACGATCGTCGCCGAGTTGGAAGACGGCGACCTGGGTCTGAGCGATTCCCTGGGACGCTACGAAGAAGGCGTGCGACATTTGAAGCATTGCTATTCCGCGTTAGAAAACGCCGAGCGCACCATCGAGCAATTGACGGGCGTGGAGCGCGACGGCTCGCCCAGAACAGAACCGTTCGACGACCAGCCTACTTCCAGCGACCGCAGCGATCTCTTCTAA
- a CDS encoding DUF6513 domain-containing protein → MSIAPILFVTGKLAEPALREQLEQLAPVAGFDYVVQVMPITVAALLTTDWVSRRIEAPGPISRVVLPGYCGGDLAPVEQAIQAPVERGPRDLRRLPEYFGQTSSRSEDYGRYDIEIVAEINHAPRLTLAQILQKADALRADGADLIDVGCDPGGGWSGVGECVRALKSEGHRVSIDSLTPSEIAPAVAAGAELVLSVNSSNRHAAADWGCEVVAIPDDPRDLESLVATAEHLEAVGAAYRLDPILEPIGCGFAASLGRYIEIRRRFPHAEMMMGIGNLTELTDVDSAGVNVLLLGVCQELSIRSVLTTQVINWARTSVRECDLGRRLVYHAVARQTPPKHLEPLLVLLRDPQVSEFGAARLEQLATQIRDQNYRLFAEPDGLHLLNATTHLSDEDPFRLFDALLQTEPKNLDAAHAFYLGYELAKASIARTLKKDYRQDEALEWGYLTEPETSHRLSSKPVQSKPNN, encoded by the coding sequence ATGAGCATCGCCCCGATTTTGTTCGTGACCGGCAAGCTGGCGGAGCCGGCCCTGCGCGAGCAACTGGAGCAACTGGCTCCCGTGGCTGGCTTTGATTACGTCGTGCAGGTCATGCCGATCACCGTCGCCGCGCTGCTGACGACGGACTGGGTCTCGCGGCGCATCGAAGCCCCCGGTCCGATCAGCCGGGTGGTGTTGCCGGGCTACTGCGGCGGCGATCTGGCGCCGGTCGAACAGGCGATTCAAGCGCCCGTCGAACGCGGGCCGCGGGACTTGCGGCGCCTGCCGGAATACTTTGGACAGACCTCATCCCGGAGCGAGGACTACGGTCGCTACGATATCGAGATTGTGGCCGAGATCAACCATGCGCCGCGACTGACGCTCGCTCAGATCCTGCAGAAAGCAGACGCTCTGCGGGCCGACGGCGCCGATTTGATCGACGTCGGCTGCGACCCGGGCGGCGGCTGGTCGGGCGTGGGGGAATGTGTGCGAGCGCTCAAGTCGGAGGGGCATCGGGTCTCGATCGATAGCCTCACGCCGTCGGAGATCGCTCCCGCCGTGGCGGCGGGGGCGGAACTGGTGCTGTCGGTCAATTCGTCGAATCGCCATGCGGCGGCGGACTGGGGCTGCGAGGTGGTGGCGATACCCGACGACCCCCGGGATCTGGAATCGCTCGTGGCTACGGCCGAGCATCTGGAAGCGGTCGGCGCGGCGTACCGGCTGGACCCGATCCTGGAGCCGATCGGTTGTGGATTCGCCGCCAGTCTCGGTCGCTATATCGAGATCCGCAGGCGGTTCCCTCATGCCGAAATGATGATGGGGATCGGTAACCTGACGGAGCTGACCGATGTGGATTCGGCCGGGGTAAACGTGCTGCTGCTGGGCGTTTGCCAGGAGCTGTCGATTCGGAGCGTGCTGACGACCCAGGTGATTAACTGGGCCCGCACCAGTGTCCGCGAGTGCGATCTGGGCCGTCGCCTGGTGTACCACGCCGTCGCCCGGCAGACGCCGCCCAAGCACCTGGAGCCGCTGCTGGTGCTGCTTCGCGATCCTCAGGTGTCAGAGTTTGGCGCCGCGCGGCTGGAGCAGCTGGCGACGCAGATTCGCGACCAGAACTATCGCCTGTTCGCCGAGCCCGACGGCCTGCATCTGCTTAACGCGACAACCCATTTAAGCGACGAAGATCCGTTCCGGCTGTTCGACGCACTGCTGCAGACCGAGCCAAAAAATCTGGATGCAGCGCACGCGTTTTACCTGGGCTATGAACTGGCCAAGGCCAGCATTGCACGCACGCTGAAAAAAGATTATCGCCAGGATGAAGCCCTGGAGTGGGGCTACCTGACCGAACCGGAAACAAGCCATCGACTATCGTCGAAACCGGTCCAGAGCAAGCCCAATAATTGA
- a CDS encoding ATP-binding protein gives MNATGLIANITHLPITGSHPKVGPSYRDCVVAHGADDAGALARKIAAAMVKTGYSDREQVAVRTAFYEAWSNAFEHGNQADPAKMLVVSYYVTTVSCSISLQDEGDGFDPAELPDPTSAENLMRECPGRGLLIMRHFMSRVDIEPPGSRIQLVLDRAQRW, from the coding sequence ATGAATGCGACGGGGCTCATCGCCAACATTACTCATTTGCCCATCACCGGCTCGCACCCTAAAGTGGGCCCGTCCTATCGTGATTGCGTGGTCGCCCACGGGGCGGACGATGCGGGCGCTCTGGCCCGCAAGATCGCCGCGGCGATGGTGAAAACGGGCTACTCGGATCGCGAACAGGTCGCCGTCCGCACGGCGTTCTACGAAGCGTGGAGCAACGCCTTCGAGCACGGCAACCAGGCCGACCCGGCAAAAATGCTGGTAGTCTCGTACTACGTCACGACCGTTTCCTGCAGCATCAGCCTGCAGGATGAAGGCGACGGTTTCGATCCCGCCGAACTGCCGGATCCGACGTCTGCGGAAAACCTGATGCGGGAGTGTCCAGGTCGCGGACTGCTGATCATGCGGCACTTTATGTCGCGGGTCGACATTGAACCGCCGGGCAGCCGGATTCAGCTGGTGCTGGATCGCGCCCAGCGCTGGTAG
- the rsmI gene encoding 16S rRNA (cytidine(1402)-2'-O)-methyltransferase, with amino-acid sequence MTDPAPGILSIVATPIGDPDDLSPRALDRLQRADLIAAEDTRIARTLLKHWGVEDARLVSYYDHNEQMRTPGLVARMVAGERIALVSDAGTPLINDPGYRVVAAAIEAGLEIETVAGPCAAIAALTVSGLPCDRFLFCGYAPRASSQRRALLDQLATVDASLIFYEGPHRIIDLLNDMAEVLGDRLAALARNLTKHDQRVARGPVSEIAAALAEEGRIRGEMTLVVDRPRLEASGETSPAVDRAIRLLLAEGLPARRVRDLVCEIFDGKRRDIYQRVLELDRE; translated from the coding sequence ATGACGGACCCCGCCCCTGGAATTCTTTCGATCGTCGCCACGCCGATTGGCGACCCCGATGACCTTTCGCCCCGCGCACTGGATCGCCTGCAGCGGGCCGACCTGATCGCCGCGGAAGACACCCGCATCGCCCGCACCCTGCTGAAGCACTGGGGCGTCGAAGACGCCCGCCTGGTCAGTTATTACGACCACAATGAGCAGATGCGTACGCCCGGCCTGGTGGCGCGGATGGTAGCTGGCGAACGGATCGCCCTGGTGAGCGACGCCGGCACGCCCCTCATTAATGATCCGGGCTATCGCGTTGTCGCCGCCGCGATTGAAGCGGGGCTGGAGATAGAAACGGTGGCGGGTCCTTGCGCTGCGATCGCCGCCCTGACGGTTTCGGGTTTGCCGTGCGACCGTTTTCTGTTTTGCGGCTACGCCCCTCGGGCGAGTAGCCAGCGCCGCGCGCTGCTGGATCAACTGGCGACGGTCGACGCTTCGCTGATCTTTTACGAAGGTCCGCACCGGATTATCGACTTGTTGAACGACATGGCTGAGGTGCTGGGCGATCGACTGGCGGCCCTGGCCCGGAACTTGACGAAGCACGACCAGCGGGTCGCCCGCGGCCCCGTTTCAGAAATTGCCGCGGCACTGGCGGAAGAAGGACGGATCCGCGGCGAAATGACGCTGGTCGTTGATCGCCCCCGTCTGGAAGCGAGCGGCGAAACCTCCCCGGCGGTCGATCGAGCGATTCGCCTGCTGCTGGCCGAAGGCTTGCCGGCCCGCCGGGTGCGCGATCTGGTCTGCGAGATCTTTGATGGCAAACGCCGCGATATCTACCAGCGCGTGCTGGAGCTGGATCGCGAGTGA